One window of Pseudomonas urmiensis genomic DNA carries:
- a CDS encoding aspartate dehydrogenase — MLHITMIGCGAIGVGVLELLEQDPQLCVDAVIASAGSAELVRQRLASFRQPPQVLTALPADARPDLLVECAGHKAIEEHVLPALERGIACLIVSVGALSEIGLVERLEAAAARGNTRIELLPGAIGGIDALSAAKVGGLDSVDYIGRKPARAWKNTPAEQLCELDSLSEPTVIFEGSAREAARLYPKNANVAATLSLAGLGLDRTRVTLIADPLSEDNVHQFQARGAFGGFEMSLRGKPLPANPKTSALTVYSVVRALGNHAHAISI; from the coding sequence ATGTTGCATATCACCATGATCGGCTGTGGCGCGATTGGCGTCGGCGTACTCGAACTGCTGGAGCAAGACCCGCAGCTGTGCGTCGACGCGGTGATCGCCTCGGCAGGTTCGGCAGAGCTGGTGCGCCAGCGCCTGGCCAGTTTCCGCCAGCCACCCCAGGTGCTCACCGCGCTGCCGGCCGATGCGCGCCCCGACCTGCTGGTCGAGTGCGCCGGCCACAAGGCCATCGAAGAACACGTGCTGCCGGCCCTGGAGCGCGGCATCGCCTGCCTGATCGTCTCGGTCGGTGCGCTGTCCGAGATCGGCCTGGTCGAACGCCTGGAAGCGGCAGCGGCGCGCGGCAACACCCGCATCGAGCTGCTCCCGGGAGCAATCGGCGGCATCGATGCGCTGTCGGCCGCCAAGGTCGGTGGCCTGGACTCGGTCGACTATATCGGGCGCAAGCCAGCACGGGCCTGGAAGAACACCCCGGCCGAGCAGCTGTGCGAGCTGGACAGCCTCAGCGAGCCGACCGTGATCTTCGAAGGCAGCGCCCGTGAAGCGGCGCGGCTGTATCCGAAGAACGCCAACGTCGCCGCGACCCTGTCGCTGGCCGGCCTGGGCCTGGACCGCACCCGGGTGACGCTGATCGCCGACCCGCTGAGCGAGGACAACGTCCATCAGTTTCAAGCCCGTGGCGCCTTCGGCGGCTTCGAGATGAGCCTGCGCGGCAAGCCGCTGCCGGCCAACCCGAAGACTTCGGCGCTGACCGTCTACAGCGTGGTTCGCGCCCTTGGCAACCACGCCCATGCCATTTCCATCTAG